In Methylovirgula sp., a single genomic region encodes these proteins:
- the hrpB gene encoding ATP-dependent helicase HrpB, whose protein sequence is MQSSEAKLPVFEVLPQIEAALRNHASAVLVAPPGAGKTTIVPLALRESGWAADKKIIVLEPRRLAARAAAERMAALLGENVGETIGLRMRLVSRASAATRIEVVTEGVFARMILDDPALAGVGAVIFDEYHERSLDADFGLALALDTQTHLRPDLRLLVMSATLDGARVGRLLGADVPLIEAQGRAFPVETIYLGRDPQERIEPALLRAIRKALAEESGSILVFLPGQGEITRLANLLDEAIRDPSIEIAPLYAALDRAGQDRAITPTPPGRRKIVLATSIAETSLTIEGVRVVIDSGLARVPRYEPDRGLTRLETVRVSRAAADQRRGRAGRTAPGICYRLWQEAANGALEAFAAPEILNSDLSGFLLDCTAWGARDPARDLRFLDPPPEPAIKEARTLLASLDAIDGTGALTDAGRAMRAIALPPRLARMLVEAKASGEAELAAEVSVLLTERNLGGAAADLVARIERFRRERGGRADDARKLVRSLMKQANADGGRTEATDAGRHLAAAFPDRIAKARGKPGEFLMANGRAAALEPHDTLAREAYLAVGEISGRAAAARILLAAPLTLAEIETLAGADIVTRDDLQYDAVREKIVARRQRRLGALILAEQTLSAAEHPDAARSLAEGIAQSHFTRLPWSKALGQWRDRVNFLRTNENDAAWPDLSDAALQASAADWLGPYLAGKAALGDIETADLEAALHALLPYDMQKRLEAEAPTHFETPAGSRIAVDYAAENGPLVSARVQEFYGLDQHPSLAKGKVPLTLELLSPAHRPVQITRDLPGFWRGSWTSVKTDMKGRYLRHLWPDDPAKATPTTRAKPRGT, encoded by the coding sequence ATGCAAAGTTCCGAAGCCAAGCTTCCGGTTTTCGAGGTTCTGCCGCAGATTGAGGCGGCGCTTCGCAATCACGCGTCCGCCGTGCTCGTGGCGCCGCCGGGCGCCGGCAAGACGACCATCGTCCCGCTCGCCCTGCGGGAAAGCGGTTGGGCCGCCGATAAAAAGATTATCGTGCTTGAGCCGCGGCGGCTCGCCGCGCGGGCGGCCGCCGAACGTATGGCGGCCTTGCTCGGCGAAAACGTCGGCGAAACAATTGGCCTGCGCATGCGGCTGGTCTCGCGCGCTTCCGCCGCAACGCGGATTGAGGTCGTCACCGAAGGCGTGTTTGCTCGCATGATCCTCGATGATCCAGCTCTCGCCGGCGTCGGCGCGGTGATCTTCGATGAATATCACGAGCGCTCGCTCGACGCGGATTTCGGTCTAGCGCTGGCGCTCGATACGCAGACGCATCTGCGGCCGGATCTGCGGCTTCTCGTCATGTCGGCAACGCTCGACGGCGCGCGCGTCGGCCGCTTGCTCGGCGCTGACGTGCCATTGATCGAAGCGCAGGGTCGCGCCTTTCCGGTCGAGACGATTTATCTCGGTCGCGATCCGCAAGAACGGATCGAACCCGCGCTCCTGCGCGCCATCCGCAAGGCGCTCGCCGAGGAATCCGGCTCGATCCTTGTCTTTCTGCCGGGGCAGGGCGAAATCACCCGGTTGGCCAATCTGCTTGACGAGGCGATCCGCGACCCATCGATTGAGATCGCGCCGCTTTATGCTGCGCTCGACCGAGCGGGGCAGGATCGCGCCATCACGCCGACACCCCCCGGCCGCCGCAAGATCGTGCTCGCAACCTCGATTGCCGAAACTTCTCTCACGATCGAAGGCGTGCGCGTCGTAATCGACTCCGGCCTCGCCCGCGTACCGCGCTACGAGCCGGACCGCGGCCTGACGAGATTAGAGACCGTGCGCGTCTCCCGCGCCGCGGCCGATCAGCGGCGCGGTCGTGCCGGACGCACGGCGCCGGGCATCTGCTACCGGCTTTGGCAGGAGGCCGCGAACGGCGCGCTTGAGGCGTTTGCGGCGCCCGAGATTCTCAATTCCGACCTGAGCGGCTTCCTGCTCGATTGCACCGCCTGGGGCGCGCGCGACCCGGCGCGGGATCTGCGCTTTCTCGATCCGCCGCCGGAGCCCGCGATCAAAGAGGCGCGGACTTTGCTGGCGTCTCTTGATGCGATTGACGGAACTGGCGCCTTGACGGATGCGGGCCGCGCCATGCGCGCGATTGCGCTGCCGCCGCGCCTCGCTCGCATGCTGGTCGAAGCCAAGGCGAGCGGCGAGGCGGAGCTTGCAGCAGAAGTGTCGGTGCTTTTGACCGAACGCAATCTCGGTGGCGCCGCGGCCGACCTCGTGGCCCGGATCGAGCGCTTTCGCCGCGAACGTGGCGGCCGCGCGGACGATGCGCGCAAGCTCGTCAGGAGCCTAATGAAGCAAGCCAACGCGGACGGGGGCCGCACGGAGGCGACAGACGCGGGGCGCCATCTCGCCGCGGCCTTTCCGGATCGCATTGCCAAGGCGCGCGGCAAGCCGGGCGAATTTTTGATGGCGAATGGCCGTGCTGCGGCGCTCGAACCGCACGATACATTGGCCCGCGAGGCCTATCTCGCGGTTGGCGAAATCTCCGGCCGCGCGGCGGCCGCGCGCATCCTTCTCGCCGCGCCGCTCACACTCGCCGAAATCGAAACGCTCGCGGGAGCGGACATCGTGACACGCGATGACTTGCAATATGATGCTGTGCGCGAAAAGATCGTCGCGCGTCGCCAGCGTCGTCTCGGCGCTTTGATTCTCGCCGAACAGACATTGAGCGCGGCCGAGCATCCGGACGCCGCACGCAGCCTCGCCGAAGGTATCGCGCAATCGCATTTTACACGCCTGCCGTGGAGCAAAGCGCTCGGCCAATGGCGTGATCGGGTGAACTTTCTGCGCACGAATGAAAATGATGCGGCTTGGCCTGACCTGTCCGACGCGGCGTTGCAGGCAAGTGCTGCAGATTGGCTTGGGCCATATCTGGCTGGCAAGGCGGCTCTTGGCGACATCGAAACCGCCGATCTCGAAGCGGCTCTGCACGCGCTTTTGCCTTACGATATGCAAAAGCGGCTTGAGGCTGAGGCACCAACGCATTTCGAGACGCCGGCCGGTTCACGCATCGCCGTCGATTACGCTGCCGAAAATGGCCCGCTTGTTTCGGCGCGCGTGCAGGAATT
- a CDS encoding potassium transporter Kup translates to MVATAQDKAASSADCGPIVPNSGQSDHKSGIFGLAVGSIGVVYGDIGTSPLYALRESVKHGNAAHRITEQSVTGTVSLLLWALFFTVTAKYVLFLMRADNKGEGGTLSLMALAQTAFGRRAAPIFFLGVAGAALFSGDAIITPAISVLSALEGLNVATPVFSDYVLPLTIVVLISIFAVQRHGTARVATFFGPMMVIFFIVIGFLGAIHIPDAPRILIAFDPLVGIAFLFGHGLVGFIVLGSVFLAVTGAEALYADMGHFGRKPIQLAWLFFVLPALTLNYLGQGALVLANHAAVENPFYLLAPHWALLPLVIMATIATVIASQAVITGAFSLTRQAIQLGLLPRMDVQHKSATQEGQIFIPKVNRILLIGVLLLVVLFKKSDSLASAYGIAVSGTMVVTTALAFVVVWRMWKWPLWGAIAFVSIFLLVDFTFFAANLVKVVDGGWVPLSIAGCSMLAMWTFVRGNALLAEKMQRDSIPLKELIPMLEKSKPTRVPGTAIFLTNQLTSAPSALLHNIKHNKVLHEHVWLMSVRTEDTPRVPAANRYEIHKLSPDFTTVTVHFGYMESPRIPAALALLRKSGHKFDIMTTSFFLGRRTIKASPNSGMPGWQDNLFIALSRQAIDATEFFSIPSDRVVELGAQVTI, encoded by the coding sequence ATGGTAGCGACCGCGCAAGACAAGGCCGCCAGCTCGGCCGACTGCGGGCCAATCGTTCCCAACAGCGGACAGTCTGATCATAAGAGCGGGATCTTCGGCCTAGCCGTCGGTTCCATCGGTGTGGTCTATGGCGACATCGGCACGAGCCCGCTCTATGCGCTGCGTGAATCCGTTAAACACGGCAATGCCGCCCATCGGATCACTGAGCAGAGCGTGACCGGCACCGTCTCTCTGCTGCTCTGGGCGCTGTTTTTCACCGTCACGGCCAAATATGTGCTGTTCCTCATGCGGGCCGACAACAAGGGCGAAGGCGGCACGCTCTCGTTGATGGCGCTGGCGCAAACGGCTTTCGGCCGCCGCGCCGCGCCAATTTTCTTTCTGGGTGTCGCGGGCGCGGCGCTCTTTTCGGGTGATGCGATCATCACGCCGGCGATTTCGGTTCTGTCCGCGCTTGAAGGTCTGAACGTCGCGACGCCTGTTTTCAGCGACTATGTTCTACCGCTGACGATTGTCGTGCTGATTTCCATCTTTGCCGTCCAGCGGCACGGTACGGCGCGCGTCGCCACCTTCTTCGGCCCGATGATGGTGATCTTTTTTATCGTCATCGGATTCCTCGGCGCCATACACATCCCCGACGCGCCGCGGATTCTGATCGCTTTCGATCCTCTAGTCGGCATCGCCTTTTTGTTCGGCCACGGCCTCGTCGGCTTTATCGTTCTCGGGTCAGTCTTTCTTGCGGTCACTGGCGCGGAAGCGCTTTATGCCGACATGGGCCATTTCGGCCGCAAACCAATTCAGCTCGCGTGGCTGTTCTTCGTTCTGCCCGCGCTCACCTTGAACTACCTTGGCCAGGGCGCACTGGTGCTCGCCAATCATGCGGCAGTCGAAAATCCATTTTATCTGTTGGCGCCGCATTGGGCGCTTCTGCCGCTGGTGATCATGGCGACGATTGCAACCGTCATCGCCAGCCAGGCGGTCATCACCGGCGCCTTCTCGCTGACGCGGCAGGCAATTCAGCTCGGCCTGCTGCCGCGCATGGATGTCCAGCACAAGTCCGCGACGCAGGAAGGCCAGATCTTCATCCCGAAGGTCAACCGCATCCTGCTGATTGGCGTGCTTCTCCTAGTCGTCCTGTTCAAGAAATCCGACTCTTTAGCCTCAGCCTATGGCATTGCCGTTTCGGGTACGATGGTTGTGACGACGGCGCTTGCCTTCGTCGTCGTCTGGCGGATGTGGAAGTGGCCGCTCTGGGGCGCAATCGCCTTCGTGTCGATCTTCCTCCTGGTCGATTTCACCTTCTTCGCCGCCAATCTCGTGAAGGTTGTCGACGGCGGATGGGTGCCGTTGAGCATCGCCGGCTGTTCGATGCTCGCGATGTGGACTTTCGTGCGCGGCAATGCGCTGCTCGCGGAGAAGATGCAACGCGATTCGATCCCGCTGAAGGAATTGATCCCGATGCTGGAAAAATCGAAACCGACGCGCGTGCCCGGAACCGCGATCTTCCTGACCAATCAGTTGACATCCGCGCCTTCGGCGCTTCTGCACAACATCAAGCATAATAAGGTGCTGCACGAGCACGTCTGGCTCATGTCGGTACGCACGGAAGACACGCCGCGCGTGCCAGCCGCCAACCGCTACGAAATCCATAAATTGTCGCCGGACTTCACCACCGTCACCGTGCATTTCGGCTATATGGAAAGTCCGCGTATTCCGGCCGCTCTGGCGCTACTGCGCAAGTCCGGCCACAAATTCGATATCATGACGACGTCGTTCTTCTTGGGGCGGCGCACCATCAAGGCCTCACCCAATTCCGGCATGCCGGGCTGGCAGGACAATCTTTTCATCGCCCTCTCCCGGCAGGCGATCGACGCGACCGAATTCTTCTCGATTCCGTCGGACCGCGTCGTCGAACTCGGTGCGCAAGTCACGATCTGA
- the mutS gene encoding DNA mismatch repair protein MutS, producing MQKRIIIDPAPAGKITPMMVQFIEIKAANPDCLLFYRMGDFYEMFFEDAEVASRALGIVLTHRGKHLGRDIPMCGVPIHRSDEYLARLIALGHRVAVCEQTEDPAEARKRGNQAVVRRAVTRLVTPGTITEESLLDPARANCLLAIVGLRDANATFGIASVDISTGAFAVTEVAAPALSAEIARLDASEIVAPEVLCGDADFSRLVTDMRIPLSPVGGAHDDPATAARRLEDYFGLATLDGLGNFSPTERLAAALAIFYIERTQRGARPALSLPSRMRFDAHMEIDAATRANLELTRTLSGHRDGALLEAIDRTVTPGGGRLLAERLAGPLTDVDAIQRRLDAVAFLRDDRGLRDDLRVCLKSAPDLPRPLSRLALQRSGPRDLAAIRDALQAAQTISARLQAIEGLPDDLREIAENASRADPAIAAHLAETLADELPLKARDGNFIQRGYDAELDELRGLRDESRRIIAELQARYAALAETKQLKLKHNNFLGFFIEVPQAQGEKLLKPPFNTTFVHRQTMTDAMRFSTTELAELEAKMSSAADRALARELGIFDKLSAQILDAEPVLKAVAEALATLDVAAALADLAELRGWTRPEIDTSLNFVIEAGRHPVVEAALAREGKPFVANDCNLSGSGSAPGVIAVITGPNMAGKSTYLRQNALIAALAQMGSFVPAKHCKIGIVDRLFSRVGAADDLARGRSTFMVEMVETAAILNQATERSLVILDEIGRGTATFDGLAIAWAVMEQLHGKNKSRALFATHFHELTHLAKQLSRVVNLTMRVADWKGDVVFLHEIIAGAADRSYGIQVAKLAGLPSAVVKRAQTLLAEFEAGDRRKTVKPIADLPLFAAAPPPPPVPVPSEVEEALDAIEPDELSPRDAQAALYKLKALLKKAE from the coding sequence ATGCAGAAGCGCATCATCATCGATCCCGCACCCGCCGGCAAGATCACGCCGATGATGGTGCAGTTTATCGAGATCAAGGCCGCCAATCCGGACTGCCTGCTGTTCTACCGGATGGGCGATTTCTACGAGATGTTCTTCGAGGATGCGGAGGTCGCTTCGCGCGCGCTCGGCATCGTGCTGACGCATCGAGGCAAGCATCTCGGCCGCGATATTCCGATGTGCGGCGTGCCGATCCACCGCTCCGACGAATATCTTGCCCGCCTGATCGCGCTGGGCCATCGGGTGGCAGTCTGCGAGCAGACGGAAGATCCCGCCGAAGCCAGAAAGCGCGGCAACCAGGCCGTCGTTCGCCGTGCTGTCACCCGTCTTGTCACGCCCGGCACGATCACTGAGGAAAGCCTGCTCGATCCGGCGCGGGCCAATTGCCTGCTCGCCATCGTCGGATTGCGCGACGCCAACGCAACGTTCGGCATCGCCAGCGTCGATATTTCGACGGGCGCGTTCGCGGTGACGGAAGTTGCCGCCCCAGCCCTCAGCGCCGAGATCGCACGCCTCGATGCTTCGGAGATCGTCGCGCCGGAGGTGCTTTGTGGCGATGCCGATTTCTCGCGTCTCGTCACCGACATGCGCATTCCACTTTCGCCGGTCGGTGGCGCGCATGACGATCCCGCCACCGCAGCCCGGCGGCTGGAGGATTATTTCGGCCTCGCGACGCTCGACGGTCTCGGCAATTTTTCGCCGACAGAGCGGCTCGCGGCCGCGCTGGCGATTTTCTACATCGAACGCACGCAGCGCGGCGCCCGCCCCGCTCTGAGCCTGCCGAGCCGGATGCGCTTCGATGCGCATATGGAGATCGATGCCGCCACCCGCGCCAATCTCGAATTGACGCGGACGCTCTCCGGCCACCGCGATGGCGCGTTGCTTGAGGCCATCGACCGGACCGTGACGCCGGGCGGCGGCCGGCTTCTCGCCGAGCGGCTGGCGGGCCCGCTCACGGATGTCGATGCGATCCAGCGCAGGCTCGATGCCGTTGCGTTCCTCCGCGATGATCGCGGCCTGCGTGACGATCTGCGCGTCTGCCTGAAATCTGCGCCCGATCTGCCGCGGCCGCTGTCGCGGCTCGCCCTGCAACGCAGCGGGCCGCGAGACCTTGCAGCCATCCGCGATGCCCTGCAAGCTGCCCAAACTATTTCAGCGCGTCTGCAGGCGATCGAAGGCTTGCCGGATGATCTGCGCGAGATTGCTGAAAATGCGTCGCGCGCCGATCCAGCGATCGCGGCGCATCTTGCTGAGACACTTGCCGACGAATTGCCGCTGAAGGCGCGTGACGGCAATTTCATCCAGCGCGGCTACGATGCCGAGCTCGACGAATTGCGCGGGTTGCGTGACGAGAGCCGGCGGATCATCGCCGAATTGCAGGCGCGCTATGCGGCGCTGGCGGAAACCAAACAACTGAAACTCAAGCACAATAATTTTCTCGGCTTCTTTATCGAAGTCCCGCAAGCACAGGGCGAGAAGCTTCTCAAGCCACCGTTCAACACGACCTTCGTGCATCGGCAGACGATGACCGACGCAATGCGCTTTTCGACAACGGAGCTTGCCGAACTCGAAGCCAAAATGTCATCCGCGGCCGATCGGGCTCTGGCACGCGAATTGGGAATTTTCGACAAGCTCAGTGCGCAAATTCTGGACGCCGAACCCGTGCTCAAAGCCGTGGCCGAGGCGCTCGCAACGCTGGACGTCGCGGCGGCGCTGGCCGATCTCGCCGAATTGCGCGGCTGGACCCGGCCGGAGATCGATACTTCACTCAATTTCGTCATCGAAGCCGGACGCCACCCCGTTGTCGAAGCCGCGCTTGCACGCGAGGGCAAGCCTTTCGTCGCCAATGATTGCAATCTTTCCGGTTCCGGAAGCGCGCCGGGCGTCATTGCCGTGATCACCGGCCCGAACATGGCCGGCAAATCGACCTATCTGCGGCAGAACGCACTAATCGCCGCGCTGGCGCAGATGGGCTCGTTCGTTCCGGCAAAGCATTGCAAGATCGGCATTGTCGACCGCCTCTTTTCACGCGTCGGCGCGGCCGACGATCTTGCCCGCGGCCGCTCGACCTTCATGGTCGAAATGGTCGAAACAGCGGCGATCCTCAATCAAGCGACGGAACGCTCGCTCGTCATTCTCGATGAGATCGGGCGCGGCACAGCAACTTTCGACGGCCTTGCGATTGCCTGGGCGGTGATGGAGCAATTGCACGGCAAGAACAAATCACGCGCGCTGTTCGCGACGCATTTTCACGAATTGACGCATCTTGCCAAACAGCTTTCGCGTGTCGTCAATCTGACCATGCGCGTTGCCGATTGGAAGGGCGATGTCGTCTTCCTGCATGAGATCATCGCGGGCGCGGCGGATCGTTCCTATGGCATTCAAGTGGCGAAGCTCGCGGGTCTGCCATCCGCCGTCGTGAAGCGTGCGCAAACGCTTCTCGCTGAATTCGAGGCCGGCGACCGCCGCAAGACAGTCAAGCCGATTGCCGACCTGCCGCTCTTCGCCGCGGCGCCGCCCCCACCTCCGGTGCCCGTGCCGAGCGAAGTCGAAGAGGCGCTCGATGCAATCGAACCCGATGAGCTTTCGCCGCGCGACGCCCAGGCAGCACTCTACAAATTGAAAGCATTGCTGAAGAAGGCGGAATGA
- the hrcA gene encoding heat-inducible transcriptional repressor HrcA, translating into MTERFDPSRNALASDNSAFGLLNERSREIFRHIVDSYLTYGGPVGSRQLSRLLPMSLSPASVRNVMQDLEELGLIYAPHISAGRLPTERGLRFFVDAMLEIGDLGQDERAQIEAQVRASSKEHALDAVLSDAMSMLSGLTGSAGVVVTTKENARLKHIEFVRLDPERALAVLVAADGSIENRVVQTPRDLPASALIEAGNYLNMRIAGRTIIETKAEIEVGLAAAEAELGELTARLVAAGYASWIETSTQGQQLIVRGQANLLDNLTALEDLERIRLLFADLETQKDVIDLLSRAEGGEGVRIFIGSENKLFSLSGSSMIAAPFRDDQQRVVGVLGVIGPTRLNYARIVPMVDYTSKIIGRLVHGS; encoded by the coding sequence ATGACGGAACGGTTTGACCCTTCGCGCAACGCGCTTGCCTCCGATAACAGCGCTTTTGGGCTGCTGAACGAGCGCTCGCGCGAGATTTTCCGCCATATCGTCGATTCCTACCTGACCTACGGCGGCCCGGTCGGGTCGCGTCAGCTTTCGCGCCTTTTGCCGATGTCGCTGTCGCCGGCCTCTGTTCGCAATGTCATGCAGGACCTTGAGGAACTCGGGCTGATCTACGCGCCCCATATCAGCGCGGGCCGGTTGCCGACCGAGCGCGGTTTGCGTTTCTTCGTCGATGCGATGCTCGAAATCGGCGATCTTGGGCAGGACGAACGTGCGCAGATCGAAGCGCAGGTGCGTGCCTCATCCAAGGAACATGCGCTCGATGCCGTTCTGAGCGATGCGATGAGCATGTTATCGGGCCTGACGGGTAGCGCCGGCGTGGTCGTCACGACCAAAGAGAATGCACGGCTCAAACATATCGAATTCGTCCGCCTTGATCCCGAGCGCGCCCTGGCCGTGCTTGTCGCGGCTGACGGCTCGATTGAGAACCGCGTCGTCCAGACGCCGCGTGATCTGCCAGCGTCGGCGCTGATCGAGGCCGGCAATTATCTGAACATGCGCATCGCCGGGCGCACCATCATTGAAACCAAGGCCGAGATCGAAGTGGGCCTCGCGGCGGCAGAGGCTGAACTCGGCGAACTGACAGCGCGGCTGGTGGCCGCCGGTTATGCAAGCTGGATCGAGACGAGCACGCAGGGGCAACAGCTCATTGTTCGCGGGCAGGCCAATCTGCTCGACAATCTGACCGCGCTTGAAGATCTGGAACGCATCCGGCTGCTTTTTGCCGATCTCGAAACTCAGAAAGACGTCATCGATCTCTTGAGCCGCGCCGAGGGCGGCGAGGGTGTGCGGATTTTCATCGGCTCGGAGAACAAGTTGTTCTCGCTCTCCGGCTCATCGATGATCGCGGCGCCCTTCCGCGACGATCAGCAGCGCGTCGTTGGCGTGCTCGGTGTCATCGGCCCCACACGGCTCAACTATGCGCGCATCGTGCCGATGGTCGATTATACATCGAAGATCATCGGCCGTCTGGTGCATGGATCTTAG
- a CDS encoding tetratricopeptide repeat protein, translating into MGGALAEAKTDLHAVADHAPAQLQSAVNEALTCLGAGETAKACAHLDEVQHLALTSDAASHVFGLFYFNIGDAASALGWFEQALRLNPAHLEARKGRGVALQRLGRAPEAIACFQAIVRDNPADAEAAHMCGVLLQNLGKIDAALDAYDRALRIKPDYCETLRNRGALLEQAGRLDEALEDFDALIALRPGEAVNYFNRGCVLQKMQRYEAALVDHEAAARCDANLPENEVNRGNVLQKLGRHVEAASCYDSAIHLRPHYPQAYYNRGIARQKIGRLAEAISDFDAALAQKPNYPEAFCNRGNALSDMGRLNEAVTSYERALALRPDFRQAQVNRANVLFALGRTEMARSAAAEILTQDPAHPQALCISGAAHQRLGDLETALVFLDRAVAARPDYAEAWLNRGNVLQEQDRLDDALASYDKALALRPAYPEVLSSRGVALKELGRLNEAMQAFDAALRLKPNYPDARNNRAGALLSAGDLVQGFAAFESRWERSNAPPKTLISPLPHWRGEPLQGRRILVWDEQGFGDLIQFCRYLPLLTAQGAEVTLFGRKSMFRLLSTMPTPPRFVDNAPVQDGFDYQSALMSLPLAFGTSLATVPASVPYFHAEPARVATWAERLGHHGFRIGICRQGNLKINLKRNMPLACFAELAAIPGARLISLMKDSTPDFATDFPVETLGADFDAGPDAFLDTAAVMANCDLIVTSDTSIAHLAGALGRPVFLALRHAPDWRWLAAGTQSPWYPTMRLFRQTERGNWGPVFAQIAKATRARVSPLPRARLLTSGRSAARESKWL; encoded by the coding sequence ATGGGTGGCGCACTGGCCGAAGCCAAGACGGACCTGCATGCGGTCGCTGATCACGCCCCGGCGCAGCTTCAGAGCGCTGTAAATGAGGCGCTGACATGTCTCGGTGCCGGCGAAACCGCCAAAGCCTGCGCACACCTCGATGAGGTGCAGCATCTTGCCCTGACCAGCGACGCCGCAAGCCATGTGTTCGGTCTGTTCTATTTCAACATTGGCGATGCCGCCTCGGCCCTCGGCTGGTTCGAGCAAGCACTGCGCCTTAACCCCGCTCATCTGGAAGCCCGCAAGGGCCGCGGGGTGGCCCTGCAAAGACTTGGCCGCGCGCCCGAGGCGATTGCCTGCTTCCAGGCCATCGTTCGCGACAATCCCGCCGATGCCGAAGCCGCGCATATGTGCGGCGTCCTGCTGCAAAACCTCGGCAAGATAGATGCGGCACTCGACGCCTATGATCGCGCGCTGCGAATAAAGCCAGATTATTGCGAGACGCTGCGCAATCGCGGCGCCTTGCTTGAACAGGCAGGACGTCTGGATGAGGCGCTTGAAGACTTTGACGCCTTGATTGCGCTGCGGCCCGGCGAGGCCGTCAACTATTTCAATCGTGGCTGTGTCCTGCAGAAGATGCAGCGTTACGAGGCGGCATTGGTCGATCACGAGGCTGCCGCGCGATGCGACGCCAATCTGCCGGAAAACGAAGTCAATCGCGGCAATGTGCTGCAAAAACTCGGGCGGCACGTGGAAGCCGCGAGCTGCTACGACAGCGCAATCCATTTGCGGCCGCATTATCCGCAGGCTTATTACAATCGCGGCATCGCGCGGCAAAAGATCGGCCGCCTGGCCGAAGCGATCAGCGATTTCGATGCGGCTCTTGCGCAAAAGCCGAACTATCCCGAAGCATTTTGCAATCGTGGCAATGCACTCAGCGACATGGGGCGATTGAACGAAGCCGTTACGTCTTACGAGCGCGCGCTCGCGTTACGGCCAGACTTTCGCCAGGCGCAGGTCAACCGCGCCAATGTCCTGTTCGCCCTTGGCCGCACGGAGATGGCGCGCAGCGCCGCAGCCGAGATTTTGACGCAGGATCCGGCCCATCCACAAGCGTTGTGTATTTCCGGCGCTGCACACCAGCGTCTCGGCGACCTTGAGACCGCGCTCGTCTTTCTTGATCGCGCCGTCGCGGCTCGCCCGGATTATGCCGAGGCCTGGCTCAATCGCGGCAACGTCCTGCAGGAGCAGGACCGCCTCGATGATGCGCTCGCAAGCTATGACAAGGCGTTGGCATTGCGTCCGGCCTATCCGGAGGTCTTGTCGAGTCGTGGTGTCGCGCTGAAAGAACTTGGCCGCCTCAACGAAGCGATGCAGGCCTTCGATGCAGCATTGCGGCTGAAACCCAATTATCCCGACGCGCGCAACAATCGCGCCGGGGCGCTGCTCAGCGCAGGCGATCTTGTGCAAGGTTTTGCGGCTTTCGAAAGTCGCTGGGAGCGCAGCAACGCCCCGCCAAAAACACTCATCTCGCCATTGCCACACTGGCGCGGTGAGCCGCTCCAAGGGCGGCGTATTCTCGTTTGGGACGAACAAGGATTTGGTGATCTCATTCAATTTTGCCGCTACCTGCCGCTGTTAACGGCGCAAGGTGCGGAGGTCACGCTTTTCGGCCGCAAGTCCATGTTCCGGCTGCTTTCGACCATGCCGACGCCGCCGCGCTTCGTCGATAATGCGCCGGTGCAAGATGGCTTTGATTACCAAAGCGCCCTGATGAGCCTGCCGCTCGCCTTCGGCACATCGCTCGCGACGGTACCGGCCAGCGTGCCTTATTTCCACGCCGAACCAGCGCGGGTTGCCACTTGGGCAGAGCGCCTCGGACATCACGGCTTTCGCATTGGCATCTGTCGGCAGGGCAATCTCAAGATCAATCTGAAACGCAATATGCCGCTCGCCTGTTTCGCCGAATTGGCCGCGATCCCGGGCGCTCGCTTGATCAGCTTGATGAAGGATTCCACGCCGGATTTCGCCACGGACTTTCCCGTCGAAACGCTCGGCGCAGATTTCGATGCCGGGCCCGATGCCTTCCTCGATACCGCTGCGGTGATGGCAAATTGCGATCTGATCGTCACGTCGGATACGTCGATCGCACATCTCGCCGGCGCCCTCGGGCGTCCAGTGTTTCTCGCACTTCGCCACGCGCCGGATTGGCGCTGGCTTGCTGCTGGCACGCAATCGCCCTGGTATCCGACGATGCGGCTGTTCCGCCAGACGGAGCGCGGCAATTGGGGACCCGTCTTTGCCCAGATCGCCAAAGCGACGCGCGCGCGCGTATCGCCGCTACCCAGGGCTAGACTGCTTACGAGTGGGCGTAGCGCCGCGCGGGAGTCAAAGTGGTTGTGA